In the Ictalurus furcatus strain D&B chromosome 13, Billie_1.0, whole genome shotgun sequence genome, tcaattGTTATATAACTAGATttgaatacattattattattattattactaattatgGACAACACAGGTGTCATGTCAGAACTGTTTACAGGAATCAAACTCTCAAAAACtaactgtttttctttcaatCAACCTCCAGAAACCTcggacacatgcacacacacacacacacacacactctctctctggctcacCGGATGGCCTCGTTGCGAACCCTCAGACAGCCGGTCAGGTCGAGATGCTCGAGCTCCCTGCAGCGCTTGGCCACCTCCTCCACAGTCGTGTCTGTGATGTTGGCATTGATGGCCACAGAGAGCGAGCGCAACGTGGGCCAGCGCGCCACCCCGTAACACAAGGCCTCGTCTCTCAGCTGCCTGCAGGCAGTGAGGTCCAGGGTGCGCAGCTCGGTGCAGTGATCTGCCATGCTGCGCAGCGCCAGGTTATCCACCCACTCGCAGTGTGCCAGGCCCAGATGCTGCAGGCGGGGGCAGCCCAGAGCCACAGCCACCAGAGCGTGCCGAGTGAGGTGAACACAACCGTGTAGGTCCACACGCTGCAGCTGCtggttctgaccaatcacaggaAGTAGCTCATCATCAGTGATCCAGTCACAGCAGCCGTGTACAGAGAGGCTCTGCAGAACTTTATTATCGCAGAGCATGGAACAAAAAGCTTCCTTAGGAATGTGAGGACCTGTCTAAAATAGGACAGAGTTAGAGTAGAAAGCGCATGAAATTTCTCAGTATATATCTAGCTGCATGCAAATTCATCTTTAACCATTAAACGTCAAATAcagaattattgacaccctaCATAAAAATGGAGTAAAatgaacgtaaaaaaaaaaaaaaaaaatcaccacatGAAATAAGTATACTTTTAGAGCAGATGGAAATGAAAGCAAATTTTGCAAAGCAAAATTCCATtcaatatgaacattttcaaacagaaaagagaaaatggtCAAAATTTAAGTGATTAAACACCCACCTTCCCACCTCCAGATGTATCTATTGTGAGCACTGTATGTACATATGCCTTAAATGCATCAACACCAAGCACACGCATGCATCTAACATCTGGATCCATCAGGCCATCATGCATCTTTAGAGGACAGAATGAATGCAGCTCACCTGTGCAGGGTCGAACGAGCGGCAGTTGGCCAGATAAACCTGAATTAGAGAGCGGAACGTCTTGCTCACTCGCTGTAGGCTGACCAGGTGTCGTAAAGGCAAATAACATAGTACATATGTCACGAGGACGTCCTCCCAGGGCAGGTCTAACAGCTGATACCTGCAACAATATGCTAGAAAGTCACAACCAGGAATGACTAGACAAAatttaaggaaagaaagagcaagagaaaaGGGAAATGTATCATGCCAACCTCAAACAATTTTGTGATTGATATTTCATACACATAAACATCTCActacattatattttttaacatgCTAAATGATTCTTgtaattttgccattttttgaTGCATGCTTCATTTAATcctattttattcttttattagtATTGTTTAGTTGCTAATTATATCTGTGTACGTGCAAGGttgaaaatgaaatgcattCTCATTTTAGATATCATTCTAATATCATAAATTCTCATATGATATCATATAGATACTGTAATACGGTACTGTGGTTATCATCAGTATTTTTATAACATTGGCTGATTCTGCTGTTAATTAATAGAAAGTAGCATGTAGCTGTTTGGACATTAAATTCTATTTCTCGCACCGGTTGTTTTAGTATTATAGTCTTTTGTAGTGTTTTGCTGGCATTTTGTTTGTAAACCTAAATACTGTAGCACATTTATCATGAtaagaaatgtcctcaagtaacATCATACATAATATAATGTCATTACTTTCCACCTATATTCATTCTGGATTTTTGATCCCAGCGTTTTCTGACTCCACTATTTCTCCACTAGATgtctcattaatataaaatggAGTGTAGAAGGGTATTGTAACTGCTCTAGCAGATCTTGTATCGtgaaaatgtcttcaagtatGGTGATATACACTGTatgcccaaaagtttgtggacacctgatcatcacacccatatgtggttcttccccaaactgctgccacaaatcTGGAAGCACATTATTGTATAGAATgactttgcatgctgtagcattacaatttcccttcactgaaaatAAAAGGCCTAAACTTgtcccagcatgacaatgtccctgtgcacaaagcaagctccatgaagacatggtttgtgaaggttggagtggaagagctTGAGTAAccttcacagagccctgacttcaatcccactgaacacctttaggatgaactcaGACCTCCTtgacccgacatcagtgcctgacctcactaagccttcccagaagagtggaggttattataacaataaaagggggactaaatctggaacatGATTAGTGTGAtcagtcaggtgtccacaaacttttgggccatataatgtattattGCCACACTCTACAACTATGTCCATTACATCTGCTCACTTCTTTATTGTGCAATATAATACTAACGATACaaaagaggaaaataataataataataataataataataataataataataataatcatcatcatcatcatcatcatcaaagcaTGCATTAAATGTGCTTGGTATTTTGCACCCTGCAGAACAAGAACAATTGAaaccactacaaataccattacaaaccatcagctaactatTCAAACCATTctcattaccattactggtccttaatggtatccactagacataacatgccaccaatagaaggcaacacattaccagtagagacccacagtggccattacagtttccattaaaagcaataaaattcccattataaccattaaaatcattacaaattctatgcgggtttctattattattattattattattattttaaatattaaaaaacgTCTGTATACTTGGAGCACCCGGGTGGTTCCTCCGGCTTTGCCTCCACTGCAGTGTAAACCCCAGCTGTGCGGTGATGATTGTCGTTCATGTTTAGTACTGCTGACCGGGTGATGCGTTAACGGACATCCCTCTTCACATCCTGCACCCTCAGGACCCATTGGTAGCTCTCGTATCCGCCTGATTTAAAATCGTACAAACTTATAAACATACAAGCATATTATTttctaaataatatttaaaaaatatatatttttaaaaatcacttgtTGTCCCTTTAGCACAAACATGCTTAAAATTGGacgttttaatatatatttttcagaggCTGTTTTATTTTGGGTCACTTTTGTTGAGTTCAGTAACGTTTAAAATTAGACGTTTTCAAATATTGATACGTAACCAGTTTAGCTAGCAAGTAGCTAAATCGGTAACTGTGCGTCTTGGTTTTGGTTTTAATTTccataatacataaaaaaaataaaattaatttaaaaaagacttGGAATCAGGCACATAAATACCCTACTAAATAGTTTGTTCGCAGGCGACTCGAATCATCCAATCAGATTACGACAGGAAAACAAGGCACACAGAACTTACTAGCCAACATAACAAAACAGCACaccactttcttcttctttggttACATACCTGCTGGCGTTCAACTCGTTCAGTTATATACCGCCATCTAGTGTTTGGTGACATACCTGTGAAAACCTGAAAACTAAACCCCCACATTTATCCCATTTATGCCAATTTTGCATTGTTTGCGTATTAAATCTGGCGCTgtataaaaaatctttttactgAAATATTGAAACAGTAAATTAATTATGTGAGTTCCTCCCCATCTAATTTTATTaaagtagctagctaactagaaCCCAAGTTATGTGTATTGGTAGCTAGCAGACATCAGCACATAGCTTACAACAGTGTAATAAAACATGACggaccatgctgttataggaaaacaatcaaggatggggtggtgtgatgtggcctgttactgttaccaccctgaagttgattattttcctaaaacagcatgtaCTCAAGGGATTTATTCCTTTTGAACTACAGAGATTTGCCAATGCTTATAATTTATTTTGCgatttttatccacttatagttaTTTCATGTTAATTTAATGTCACAATgatgaatacattttcatatcGGTCGATCAGTCAAgggtagtggtggctcaatggttaaggatGGTTAAGGTTGCTGAACTGGGttagtgatcagaaggtcagggttcaagccccagcacctccaagctgccactgttgtgtCCTTGCTCCAgtggtgctgtatcatggcctaCACTCTgatcccaacttcctaacaagctgggatatgtaaagaaaagaatttcactgtgctgtaatgtatatgtgacaaataaatgcttcttattcttcttctacagCAGTTTGGCCCACTGAGTCAGGTTGAAACCTATTGTAACCAAATCACAACATGTCACACAACCACCTGGATGGATGTTAAATACACCTATGCAGGTTCTAGACCCTGGCAAGCCCAGGATCTGCCAACataaaacccacacacaaaacaaaacaaaataaagtcaGCATGTCAGTTCACAAACAGGGTTAAATTACAATAGAGGCACCCGAGTGGAACAACTGCTGAGCCATGAGTTTGTAGGATTGTGAATAAAGCTGGACTGGTGGCCTTGCAGAAGCTTATTTTAACTCTAACCAGGGTACTGGATCCACACGTAGAAGATATGGCGAGCAGTTCAGTTTACAACTTCACCATGGACTCACTGGAAAGGAAATCTGTTTCTCTGGGGGTTTACAGGGGGAAAGTGCTTCTCATCGTCAACGTGGCCACCTTCTGAGGCTCCACTGTCAAGGAGGTACCTAAATCTTAGGAATATACTATAGACTGTATTTCTGATATATTGTCTGATCATATCTCATATAACTCAATCaatctggaggaaaaaaaattatatttgatttaatttaagtAAATTGCATTCAGGCTTATGGGAGAACtgtgttattgtgtttgttaaatgatttaaatatgatGTCAAAAGTTTGCCAAAGTTACAGTTGATCTGTAGATATCAGGTTAACATTTTTTagcaaatgtttttcttttttaaatcagcaaTTATTTCAAAAGTACAGTGCTAGATTAATGGTAAGGTATTAATTACAGCAAACCTCCGTaaagagcagtgtgtgttcCTGTAATGTCAGTACCACAGGCTGAATGCACTCATGGACAGATTCAGTGGTGAGAACTTCACTATTCTGGGATTCTCATGTAATCAGTTTGGACTACAGGCACCAGGTAAGAAACAACCTTCTTTTGATCATCTCATCTTGTTGCTCGTCGTGAATATTCATATTATAGTCTGTGTAagctctagagactgctgtgcatgaaaatcccaacagatcatcagtttctgaaatactttttccaacatatttggcaccaacaatgccacggtcaaagtcactgagatcacttttttttttactcattctgatgtttgatgtgaatgttaaccgaagctcttgaaCTGTATTTACatgccagtctaaaaccttccatttcCCCCCCAATTAAGTCCTTTGTTGAATTGGCAGTGTGTTTCGGGTcattcagtccatacaggatttggctgaggttttttttttttttttgattgttgtGCCCAAAgatgttttttgtgcttttttgcagaaaactacttgaattggtgaaatcgcaattgctcaaaattgttttgcacgctctCTGGTATGGTgtattgtgatgatgtcacatgacacgtcagGGCCCACATCTGCCATAATTTTGAAAATTTGCAAGCTCATGTGAATATTGTAGCGTGTCCTTgactttgtgttcatttctgcgatcgcaaaatcgtgaaatcctggagggactggtcattgtcttgctggatgatgaagttcctcctgattaatttggatgcatttctctgtaaatcggcagacaaaatgttcctgtaaacttatgaattcattctgctgctcccatcatgagttacattaccaataaagattagtgagtctgttccagaagcgGCCATGCAAGCCCAATCCATGACACTAcatccaccatgcttgattgatgagcttgtatgttttggatcatgagcagatcctttctttctccacactttggtctttccatcactttggtagaggttaatcttggttccagaacttttgtggctcatctctgtatttctttgctaatTCCAATCCGGCTTTCTGATTTTTACTGCTGATGAATGGTTTGCGTCTTGTGGtacggcctctatatttctgcacttgtgGATTGTGATAAATTCACAAtataactgt is a window encoding:
- the fbxl15 gene encoding F-box/LRR-repeat protein 15, yielding MNDNHHRTAGVYTAVEAKPEEPPGCSKYQLLDLPWEDVLVTYVLCYLPLRHLVSLQRVSKTFRSLIQVYLANCRSFDPAQTGPHIPKEAFCSMLCDNKVLQSLSVHGCCDWITDDELLPVIGQNQQLQRVDLHGCVHLTRHALVAVALGCPRLQHLGLAHCEWVDNLALRSMADHCTELRTLDLTACRQLRDEALCYGVARWPTLRSLSVAINANITDTTVEEVAKRCRELEHLDLTGCLRVRNEAIRTVAEYCPKLQSLKVNHCHNVNESSLGVLRRRNVDIDVEPPLQRALVLLQNVVGFAPFINLQI